The following proteins come from a genomic window of Bacteroidota bacterium:
- a CDS encoding TonB-dependent receptor, translated as MKTRISKLLSFLFLLVISGQVLPKTFLHDGDLPPAGKGSLEGRVLHKQTREPVEYATVVLFSLPDTVMFNGTVSNPDGIFLIENIPYGKYYLKVNFIGFNLYSSSEIVINQENKFIQLPAILLEPANISLEGIEVVADRSPIEYRIDKKVVNVSQDILASGGTAVDVLENTPSVDVDIEGNVALRGSGNFTVLIDGRPSVLEGSEALQQIPASTIENIEIITNPSAKYDPEGTAGIINVVTKKKKQSGLSGIVNASLGTKDKYEGDFLVNYRKNNVNLYGGMDFHSQHYPGNRETYREGYQNDTTYFLEQEGTRNRNRKGIGGRLGLDWNLSDQAVFGI; from the coding sequence GTGAAAACAAGAATTAGTAAACTGCTGTCGTTTCTTTTTCTCCTTGTCATAAGCGGACAGGTTTTGCCGAAAACATTTCTGCATGATGGAGACCTTCCTCCAGCCGGTAAAGGATCCCTGGAGGGCAGGGTCTTACACAAACAAACCAGGGAACCCGTCGAATATGCGACAGTTGTATTGTTCAGTCTTCCGGATACCGTCATGTTTAACGGAACCGTCAGCAATCCCGATGGAATATTCCTCATTGAAAATATACCTTACGGCAAATATTATTTAAAGGTAAATTTTATTGGTTTTAATCTTTATTCCTCGTCAGAAATTGTTATTAACCAGGAAAACAAATTCATTCAGCTTCCTGCGATATTACTTGAACCTGCCAATATCAGCCTTGAAGGCATTGAGGTAGTTGCCGACCGCTCTCCCATAGAATACAGGATCGATAAGAAAGTGGTGAATGTAAGCCAGGATATTCTGGCTTCCGGGGGTACCGCGGTCGATGTCCTCGAAAACACTCCTTCCGTTGACGTTGATATAGAAGGGAATGTCGCGCTAAGAGGAAGCGGAAACTTCACCGTTCTGATTGATGGCAGGCCCAGTGTGCTCGAAGGCAGCGAGGCACTACAACAGATACCTGCCAGTACAATAGAAAATATTGAGATCATCACCAATCCCTCAGCCAAATATGATCCTGAGGGGACTGCCGGTATCATAAACGTTGTGACCAAGAAAAAGAAACAGAGCGGATTAAGCGGCATCGTAAATGCTTCCTTGGGTACAAAAGATAAATATGAAGGGGATTTCCTGGTCAATTACCGCAAAAACAATGTCAATCTGTATGGAGGCATGGACTTCCACAGCCAGCATTACCCGGGAAACAGGGAGACATACAGGGAAGGCTATCAAAACGATACAACTTACTTCCTGGAGCAAGAAGGCACCCGCAATCGAAACAGAAAGGGCATCGGAGGCAGACTGGGCCTCGACTGGAACCTTTCCGATCAGGCAGTCTTTGGTATTG